The Pseudochaenichthys georgianus chromosome 8, fPseGeo1.2, whole genome shotgun sequence genome has a segment encoding these proteins:
- the hcrt gene encoding hypocretin neuropeptide precursor, with protein MPWFPSNLQKAGMQTSNRKVLVLVVMLLLSQLACEAHSMSECCRQPAHSCRLYMFLCRPSTNNLGRPLTGDASTGILTLGKRREDEHRLQSRLHQLLQDSRNQAAGILTMGKRTEERQFMDWMAQSGTITTPLPVLS; from the exons ATGCCTTGGTTCCCCTCCAACTTGCAGAAAGCTGGGATGCAGACGTCTAACAGG AAGGtcctggtgctggtggtgatgCTGCTGCTGTCTCAGCTGGCCTGTGAGGCTCACAGCATGTCTGAGTGCTGCAGACAGCCGGCCCACTCCTGTCGCCTCTACATGTTTCTGTGTCGCCCCAGCACCAATAACCTTGGGAGACCCCTCACAGGGGACGCTTCTACTGGTATCCTCACTCTGGGCAAACGGAGGGAGGACGAGCATCGCCTCCAGAGCCGCCTCCACCAGCTCCTCCAGGACTCCAGAAACCAGGCCGCAGGGATCCTGACGATGGGCAAGAGGACGGAGGAGAGGCAGTTCATGGACTGGATGGCTCAGTCAGGAACTATCACAACGCCCCTGCCTGTCCTAAGCTAA
- the stat5a gene encoding signal transducer and activator of transcription 5A: MAGVHASDVVSGHFLDPTLGSPQAQGTTDTAGTPGEAAALTLTGTRAYLEVSAAAHGYGAEGVYTNGRYREHSSPRSGSRDNSADRSQGAGNIPCGIMKDGSKQRQVRKKTVSFSSMPSDRKINSTAACMAFMMEGCEMKKVRSNSRMYNRYFLLDPDMHWLRWEPSKKDSEKAKLEIKGIKEVRLGKKTPVLRSNGLSDQFPDECAFSIIYGDNYESLDLVASTADVVSTWVMGLRYLVSYGRHTVNMVEPSQPSLRTSWIGSVFELADMEKEGHIDLFRATQIIKGLNPGMKESRIELKFKELQKAKDQYGEAINMDTFVEAYCELCTRPEIFFLMVQFSSNKEYLDSKDLMLFVEVEQGVEAVTDDMCREIVQKFEPSAEGRERAYLSIDGFTHYLLSSECHIFDPQHKRVCQDMSQPLSHYYINSSHNASLLEDHFWGSADISSYIRALRMGCRSIEVIVWDGPDNEPVVYVGSSVASHLAFSKVLDIINQYAFESSEYPLILCLVTHCCIPQQRVMAQHMKKIIGDKLCVEPPNKEDIYLPSPEKLKCKILIKGKKLPPNCTDVEGDVTDEEEGLEMSRRVGGNEKDQLNGLSYKRLRLCRELSDLVTLCKSVQFRDFEISKRDQKHWDICSFNEVDANRYANEFPEEFVCYNKRYLSRVYPTPMRIDASNMNPQDFWKCGCQIVAMNYQTPGLMMDLNLGWFRQNGNCGYVLRPAIMREEVSYFSANARDSLPGVSAQLLHIKVISGQNLPKPRGSAAKGDVVEPYIYVEIHGIPADCAEQRTKTVSQNGDNPIFDESFEFQINLPELAVLRFVVLDDDYIGDEFIGQYTIPFECLQPGYRHVPLQSLTGEFLPNTTLFVHVAITNRRGGGKAHKRGMSVRKGRKAREYTTTKTTGIKVVDELFRASTQPLREATDLRENVQNAMVFFKELCGLTPAANMKQCILTVSTWLANSERSLRVTLDLSETYPTMEAQGPVPELLRKVFNAYDMMIQTSRTLIESADVVYSKLTQAQRAGLDFHEDLHRIGAKEGLKGRKLQKAMESYAWNITVLKGQADLLKHAKSEALDNLRQIHCAAQSCGLSKNGAASPQLQHHPLRPPQQQTQPQAKTQPPPPHPPQTQPPAPTAPQAYHHLLPQEHPQQHPQLPALPLVQTLSKPPAYTQPPPLTQLQFQFQSQQQRAAGTPEGVSDKELVRDDPVGSC; encoded by the exons GATGGTTCCAAACAGAGGCAGGTGAGGAAGAAAACAGTGTCCTTCAGCTCAATGCCAAGTGACCGCAAGATCAACAGCACAGCTGCTTGCATGGCCTTCATGATGGAGGGTTGTGAGATGAAGAAGGTGCGCTCCAACTCACGCATGTACAACCGATATTTCCTGCTGGATCCAGACATGCACTGGCTCCGTTGGGAACCATCCAAGAAAGATTCAGAGAAAGCAAAACTGGAGATAAAGGGCATTAAGGAGGTGCGTTTGGGAAAGAAAACTCCAGTTCTCCGCAGTAATGGTCTCTCAGACCAGTTCCCTGATGAATGCGCCTTCTCAATCATCTATGGGGATAACTATGAGTCCTTAGATTTGGTAGCCAGTACAGCCGATGTTGTCAGCACCTGGGTGATGGGCCTGAGATATCTGGTGTCTTATGGCCGGCACACGGTGAATATGGTGGAACCAAGCCAACCGAGTCTTCGAACATCTTGGATTGGCTCAGTGTTTGAGCTGGCAGATATGGAAAAGGAAGGACACATAGATCTGTTCAGGGCCACCCAGATAATCAAGGGGCTCAACCCTGGTATGAAAGAGTCTAGGATAGAGCTGAAGTTCAAGGAACTCCAGAAAGCTAAAGACCAATATGGAGAGGCAATTAACATGGACACCTTTGTAGAGGCCTACTGTGAGCTCTGCACACGACCAGAGATCTTCTTCCTAATGGTACAGTTCTCCAGTAACAAGGAATATCTGGACAGTAAAGATCTGATGCTATTTGTGGAGGTGGAGCAGGGTGTGGAAGCAGTAACAGACGACATGTGCCGGGAAATTGTTCAAAAGTTTGAGCCATCCGCCGAAGGTAGGGAGAGGGCCTACCTCTCCATTGACGGCTTTACACACtacctcctctcctctgaatGCCACATCTTTGACCCTCAACACAAACGTGTGTGCCAGGATATGAGCCAGCCTCTTTCCCACTACTACATCAACTCGTCACATAATGCCTCACTTCTGGAAGACCATTTCTGGGGATCTGCAGATATCAGCAGCTACATCCGAGCTCTAAGAATGGGCTGTCGCAGCATTGAGGTCATTGTATGGGATGGCCCTGATAATGAACCAGTTGTGTATGTGGGTAGTTCTGTAGCCTCACATCTAGCTTTCTCTAAAGTCCTGGACATCATAAACCAATATGCTTTTGAGAGCTCTGAGTATCCCCTGATTCTCTGCCTGGTGACCCATTGCTGCATCCCTCAACAGAGAGTCATGGCGCAGCATATGAAGAAGATTATTGGGGACAAGCTGTGTGTTGAGCCCCCAAACAAGGAGGATATATACCTCCCCTCCCCTGAGAAACTCAAATGTAAAATCCTCATCAAGGGTAAGAAGTTACCGCCCAACTGCACTGATGTTGAGGGTGATGTGACGGATGAGGAGGAGGGTCTGGAAATGTCTCGAAGAGTGGGAGGTAATGAGAAGGACCAGCTCAATGGATTAAGCTACAAGAGACTGAGGCTGTGCAGGGAGCTCTCTGACCTCGTAACTCTCTGCAAGTCAGTCCAGTTTAGGGACTTTGAGATCTCTAAGAGAGACCAAAAACATTGGGACATCTGCTCCTTCAATGAGGTAGATGCAAACAGATATGCCAATGAGTTTCCAGAGGAATTTGTCTGTTATAACAAGCGCTATCTCTCCAGGGTATATCCCACACCAATGAGAATTGATGCCAGCAACATGAACCCCCAAGACTTCTGGAAGTGTGGCTGCCAGATAGTAGCCATGAACTACCAAACCCCAGGCCTCATGATGGACCTCAACCTTGGCTGGTTCAGGCAGAATGGTAACTGTGGGTATGTTTTGCGGCCAGCCATCATGAGGGAGGAGGTGTCCTACTTCAGTGCCAATGCTCGTGACTCGCTGCCAGGCGTGTCTGCTCAGCTTCTTCACATTAAGGTCATCAGTGGGCAGAATCTGCCCAAGCCTCGTGGCTCTGCAGCCAAGGGTGATGTTGTGGAGCCCTACATATATGTGGAGATTCACGGCATCCCAGCTGACTGTGCTGAACAGAGAACCAAGACTGTGTCTCAGAATGGTGACAACCCTATTTTTGATGAGAGTTTTGAATTCCAGATCAATTTGCCAGAACTTGCAGTACTGCGCTTTGTCGTGCTGGATGACGACTACATTGGCGATGAGTTCATTGGCCAGTACACCATCCCATTTGAGTGCCTACAGCCAGGCTACAGACATGTCCCTCTACAATCTCTGACAGGAGAGTTCCTACCAAACACAACTCTTTTTGTCCATGTAGCCATCACCAACAGGCGGGGTGGAGGAAAGGCTCATAAGAGGGGTATGTCAGTCAGGAAGGGTAGGAAGGCCCGGGAGTACACCACCACCAAGACCACAGGGATCAAAGTGGTGGACGAACTCTTCAGAGCTTCCACCCAGCCCCTCAGGGAGGCCACAGACCTCAGAGAAAATGTGCAG AATGCCATGGTGTTCTTCAAGGAGCTCTGCGGCCTGACCCCGGCCGCTAACATGAAGCAGTGTATCCTGACCGTGTCTACCTGGCTGGCGAACAGCGAGCGGTCACTGAGGGTAACGCTGGACCTGAGCGAGACCTACCCCACCATGGAGGCTCAGGGTCCGGTTCCTGAGCTGCTGCGCAAAGTGTTCAATGCCTATGACATG ATGATCCAAACCAGCAGAACACTGATCGAGTCAGCTGACGTCGTCTACTCCAAGCTCACACAAGCACAGCGGGCAG GTCTGGACTTCCATGAGGATCTGCATCGCATCGGAGCGAAGGAAGGTCTGAAGGGCCGCAAACTGCAGAAGGCGATGGAGAGCTACGCCTGGAACATCACCGTGCTCAAG GGCCAGGCAGACCTGCTGAAGCACGCTAAGAGTGAGGCGCTGGACAACCTGCGTCAGATCCACTGTGCCGCCCAGTCCTGTGGCCTCAGTAAGAACGGAGCAGCTTCCCCACAGCTCCAGCACCATCCTCTCCGCCCGCCGCAGCAGCAGACACAGCCACAGGCCAAGACCCAGCCTCCTCCACCTCACCCGCCCCAAACCCAGCCCCCAGCCCCAACAGCACCTCAGGCTTATCACCATCTCCTTCCCCAGGAACATCCCCAGCAACACCCCCAGCTGCCAGCTCTCCCTTTGGTTCAAACTCTTTCAAAACCACCGGCCTACACCCAACCTCCGCCCCTAACCCAGCTCCAGTTTCAGTTTCAGAGCCAGCAGCAGAGGGCAGCAGGAACTCCGGAGGGCGTCTCTGACAAAGAGCTGGTCAGAGACGACCCTGTGGGATCCTGCTGA